Proteins encoded by one window of Erythrobacter sp.:
- a CDS encoding Glu/Leu/Phe/Val dehydrogenase yields the protein MPAFWTEADWDEHESVQVVHDRASGLTAIIALHSTHLGPGAGGTRFWHYADPAGAMRDALRLSRGMSFKNAMAGLPMGGGKAVVLLDPDGTKTPAMLSAFGDAVEKLGGRYVTAEDVGASEADMVAIAQRTAHVCGLPANEGDAGGDPGPFTAMGIYLGIKAAVAHKLGRQTMQGVRVAVQGCGSVGGGVARLLAKDGARLVLSDIDAKRAKALASETGGEAVSTDQIMGTPCDVFSPNALGAILDDEGIARLDCAIVAGGANNQLARPEHGQQLHERGIVYAPDYVINAGGIINVAWEYLCRQRGEPCDINEVRQRIAQIPGRLEQIWSASDAEARPSNEVADAMAMALIGRG from the coding sequence ATGCCCGCTTTCTGGACCGAAGCCGACTGGGACGAACACGAAAGCGTGCAGGTGGTGCATGATCGCGCCTCCGGCCTCACCGCCATTATCGCGCTGCATTCCACCCACCTCGGCCCTGGCGCGGGCGGCACGCGGTTCTGGCACTATGCCGATCCGGCAGGCGCGATGCGCGACGCGCTGCGGCTTTCGCGCGGGATGAGCTTCAAGAATGCGATGGCGGGCCTGCCGATGGGCGGTGGCAAGGCGGTGGTGCTGCTTGACCCGGATGGCACAAAGACCCCAGCCATGCTGTCGGCATTCGGCGATGCGGTGGAGAAATTGGGCGGTCGCTACGTCACCGCAGAAGATGTCGGCGCGAGCGAGGCGGACATGGTCGCCATTGCGCAGCGTACCGCGCATGTCTGCGGGCTCCCGGCCAACGAGGGCGACGCGGGCGGCGATCCCGGCCCGTTCACCGCGATGGGCATCTATCTTGGCATCAAGGCAGCCGTGGCGCACAAGCTCGGCCGGCAGACCATGCAGGGCGTACGCGTGGCGGTGCAGGGTTGCGGCTCGGTCGGCGGTGGAGTGGCCCGGCTGCTGGCCAAGGACGGCGCGCGGCTGGTGCTCTCCGATATCGATGCCAAGCGGGCCAAGGCGCTGGCGAGCGAGACCGGAGGGGAAGCCGTCTCGACCGACCAGATCATGGGCACCCCCTGCGATGTGTTCAGCCCCAATGCGCTCGGCGCGATTCTCGATGACGAGGGCATTGCCCGGCTCGATTGCGCTATCGTGGCGGGCGGCGCGAACAACCAGCTGGCGCGGCCCGAACACGGCCAGCAGCTTCACGAGCGCGGCATCGTCTATGCCCCCGATTACGTCATCAACGCGGGCGGGATCATCAATGTCGCCTGGGAATATCTGTGCCGCCAGCGGGGCGAGCCCTGCGACATCAACGAAGTTCGCCAGCGGATCGCGCAGATACCGGGGCGGCTGGAGCAGATCTGGAGCGCCAGCGACGCAGAAGCCCGTCCTTCGAATGAAGTCGCCGATGCGATGGCGATGGCGCTGATCGGCAGGGGCTGA
- a CDS encoding 1-deoxy-D-xylulose-5-phosphate reductoisomerase produces the protein MTRTISLLGATGSIGDSTLDLIRHDRDNWKVVALSANCSAEKLALLAIEFGAEIAVVGDDKCLPELRQHLSGTGIEAAGGAQALCDAASRPADITVAAIVGCAGLAPTMAAIAQGNTVALANKEALVSAGGVMTRLVEQHGTTLLPVDSEHNAIFQCLQGNQVADVRWITLTASGGPLRTKTLAELEAVTPAQAVAHPNWDMGAKISVDSATMFNKGLEFIEAHHLFPVGLDKLRIVVHPQSVIHSMVEYRDGSTLAQLGPSDMRVPIASALAHPARMDTRCKPLDLATIGELTFFAPDEERFPATRLAREAAHAGGAAPAVLNAANEVAVTAFLAGQIRFTQISAIVARTLDKYAPEAPLDLAAVLAVDAEARVRAREVMEPQ, from the coding sequence ATGACCCGCACCATCTCTCTCCTCGGCGCGACCGGTTCCATCGGCGATTCCACGCTCGACCTGATCCGCCATGATCGCGACAACTGGAAGGTCGTCGCGCTCAGCGCCAATTGTTCGGCCGAGAAGCTGGCCCTGCTCGCCATCGAATTCGGCGCGGAGATCGCGGTCGTCGGCGACGACAAGTGCCTCCCCGAACTGCGCCAGCACCTCTCCGGCACAGGCATCGAAGCCGCAGGCGGCGCACAGGCGCTTTGCGATGCCGCGTCGCGCCCTGCCGACATCACCGTCGCTGCTATCGTCGGTTGCGCGGGGCTGGCGCCGACGATGGCCGCCATTGCACAGGGCAACACCGTCGCGCTCGCGAACAAGGAAGCGCTGGTTTCGGCGGGCGGGGTGATGACGCGGCTGGTCGAGCAGCACGGCACCACGCTGCTGCCGGTCGATTCCGAGCACAACGCGATCTTTCAGTGCCTCCAGGGCAACCAGGTCGCGGACGTGCGCTGGATCACCCTCACCGCCAGCGGCGGGCCGCTGCGCACCAAGACGCTCGCTGAGCTCGAAGCGGTCACGCCCGCGCAGGCGGTGGCGCATCCCAACTGGGACATGGGCGCGAAAATCAGCGTCGATTCGGCCACCATGTTCAACAAGGGGCTGGAATTCATCGAGGCACACCACCTGTTCCCGGTCGGACTCGATAAATTGCGGATCGTGGTCCACCCGCAGAGCGTAATCCATTCGATGGTCGAATACCGCGACGGCTCGACGCTCGCCCAACTCGGCCCCAGCGACATGCGCGTGCCCATCGCTTCGGCGCTGGCGCACCCGGCGCGAATGGATACGCGGTGCAAGCCGCTCGATCTCGCAACTATCGGCGAACTCACCTTCTTCGCGCCCGATGAGGAGCGCTTCCCCGCCACCAGACTGGCGCGCGAAGCCGCCCACGCTGGCGGGGCCGCGCCTGCGGTGCTCAATGCCGCGAACGAAGTGGCGGTGACCGCTTTTCTCGCCGGTCAGATCAGGTTCACGCAAATTTCGGCAATTGTTGCGAGAACCCTCGACAAATACGCGCCCGAAGCGCCTCTGGACCTCGCAGCCGTGCTGGCTGTCGATGCCGAGGCGCGGGTTCGGGCGCGCGAAGTGATGGAGCCTCAATAG
- the fabZ gene encoding 3-hydroxyacyl-ACP dehydratase FabZ: MSDSYDITRILKALPHRYPMLLVDRVAELVKGERISAVKAVSFNEGFFQGHFPGRPIMPGVLQIEALAQAAGILGIETMDLADSGKLVYFMAIEGAKFRAPVEPGCLLMLDVEFVQQRSKICKFAGKASVDGKVTCEVNFTAMIADPPA, translated from the coding sequence ATGAGCGATAGCTACGACATCACCCGCATTCTCAAGGCCCTGCCGCACCGCTACCCGATGCTGCTCGTCGATCGTGTCGCCGAGCTGGTGAAGGGCGAGCGGATCAGCGCGGTGAAGGCAGTCAGTTTCAACGAGGGCTTCTTTCAGGGACATTTCCCCGGCAGGCCGATCATGCCCGGCGTCTTGCAGATTGAGGCGCTGGCTCAGGCGGCCGGGATCCTCGGCATCGAGACGATGGACTTGGCGGACAGCGGCAAGCTGGTCTATTTCATGGCCATCGAGGGTGCCAAGTTTCGCGCCCCGGTGGAGCCGGGCTGCCTGCTGATGCTCGATGTCGAGTTCGTCCAGCAGCGCAGCAAGATCTGCAAGTTTGCCGGCAAGGCGAGTGTAGATGGGAAGGTGACCTGCGAAGTGAACTTCACCGCAATGATTGCCGATCCGCCTGCGTAG
- the rseP gene encoding RIP metalloprotease RseP produces the protein MYIVGFLAMLGPLVVLHELGHYLVGRWFGVGADAFSVGFGKELAGFTDKRGTRWKLSALPFGGYVQFKGDMNPASVPDLNNPPPPDAFQTKPLWQKALIVAAGPVMNLLVAIAILASFNMIYGKGISPPVVEVLVEEGAAAAAGMEAGDRILSIDGRPIEDFSEVAALVAPFPDERIEVKVERGNETLEFPITIATAEETDRFGNSYKVGRIGIGSESREFVSVGPVESVTLAVNQTGQILDMMVTGIWQIVSGRRSVEELGGPITIAKYSGEQLSLGLQAFVFFAALISINLAFINLLPIPALDGGHLAFYAVEAIRRKPASARSQELAFRTGIALVLALMVFVTMIDIAKLPFWGG, from the coding sequence ATGTACATAGTCGGCTTCCTCGCCATGCTGGGGCCGCTGGTGGTGCTGCACGAGCTGGGGCATTACCTGGTCGGGCGCTGGTTCGGCGTCGGCGCGGATGCCTTCTCAGTCGGCTTCGGCAAGGAGCTGGCGGGCTTCACCGACAAGCGCGGCACCCGCTGGAAGCTCTCGGCACTGCCGTTCGGCGGCTATGTCCAGTTCAAGGGCGACATGAACCCGGCGAGTGTGCCGGACCTGAACAATCCGCCGCCGCCCGACGCGTTCCAGACCAAGCCGCTGTGGCAGAAGGCGCTGATCGTGGCGGCAGGGCCGGTAATGAACCTGCTGGTGGCTATCGCGATCCTCGCCAGCTTCAACATGATCTACGGCAAGGGCATTTCCCCGCCGGTGGTGGAAGTGCTGGTGGAAGAGGGCGCGGCGGCAGCGGCGGGGATGGAAGCGGGTGACCGCATCCTCTCCATAGATGGCCGCCCGATCGAGGATTTCAGCGAAGTCGCCGCGCTGGTCGCGCCGTTTCCTGACGAGCGGATCGAGGTGAAGGTCGAACGCGGCAACGAGACGCTCGAATTCCCCATCACCATCGCCACCGCGGAAGAGACCGACCGCTTCGGCAACAGCTACAAGGTCGGCCGGATCGGCATCGGTTCGGAATCGCGCGAATTCGTTTCCGTGGGCCCGGTGGAATCGGTGACGCTCGCAGTAAATCAGACCGGCCAGATCCTCGACATGATGGTGACCGGTATCTGGCAGATCGTCAGCGGCAGGCGCTCGGTCGAGGAACTGGGCGGGCCGATCACGATTGCCAAGTATTCGGGCGAGCAGCTCAGCCTCGGCTTGCAGGCCTTCGTCTTCTTCGCCGCCCTGATCTCGATTAACTTGGCATTCATTAACCTCCTGCCAATTCCGGCGCTCGACGGCGGGCATCTGGCGTTTTACGCGGTTGAGGCAATCCGCCGCAAACCCGCCAGCGCCCGCAGTCAGGAACTCGCGTTCCGCACCGGCATCGCCCTTGTCTTGGCGCTGATGGTGTTCGTGACGATGATCGACATTGCCAAACTGCCCTTCTGGGGCGGCTAG
- a CDS encoding GFA family protein, whose protein sequence is MTFTAEFPDERLVGSRCNCSICAMKGSVGVYIPVEALAVTGGQDRLSCYHFNTMAAKHHFCARCGIHCFHQARSDPDKFAINAATLEGVRPYEDFPQVPVFNGQRHVNDHGGERTQAGRLRFEETPGAPWPDGVI, encoded by the coding sequence GTGACATTCACCGCCGAGTTTCCGGACGAGCGACTGGTCGGATCACGCTGCAATTGTTCGATCTGCGCGATGAAGGGTTCTGTCGGCGTCTATATCCCGGTAGAGGCGCTGGCAGTGACCGGAGGGCAGGACAGGCTCTCCTGCTACCATTTCAACACCATGGCGGCGAAGCACCACTTCTGCGCGCGCTGCGGCATCCATTGCTTCCATCAGGCGCGGTCCGATCCGGACAAATTCGCCATCAACGCCGCCACGCTCGAAGGCGTCCGCCCTTACGAGGACTTTCCCCAAGTCCCGGTGTTCAACGGGCAAAGGCACGTCAACGATCACGGCGGCGAGCGCACGCAGGCGGGCCGGTTGCGGTTCGAGGAGACTCCCGGCGCGCCTTGGCCCGACGGGGTGATTTGA
- a CDS encoding OmpH family outer membrane protein, translating into MKIMFKSALAAALATTVLAAPALTTPAMAQEAQRVGVVNVPAVVVNSAAYQTAQTQRQTTYATQLQQAETRRAALQAQIEPMVNAFNAARAQPNADQNALQQQAVQIQTLQQQGQAELQQILGPVALSQAYVEEQIQDQLGAAIEAAARAQGVTLVISPDVVLHAEASHNLNQAVLNQLNTQLPSAQLVPPAGWLPRELREQQEAAAAAAVEAPAAASGR; encoded by the coding sequence ATGAAAATCATGTTCAAATCGGCGCTTGCCGCTGCTCTGGCTACGACCGTGCTTGCCGCTCCCGCTCTCACCACGCCCGCTATGGCGCAGGAAGCCCAGCGCGTTGGCGTGGTCAATGTGCCTGCCGTCGTGGTCAATTCCGCCGCTTACCAGACCGCGCAGACCCAGCGCCAGACCACCTATGCCACGCAGTTGCAGCAGGCCGAGACCCGCCGCGCGGCGCTGCAAGCGCAGATCGAGCCGATGGTGAATGCGTTCAACGCCGCCCGCGCGCAGCCCAACGCCGATCAGAACGCGCTGCAGCAGCAGGCCGTGCAGATCCAGACCTTGCAGCAGCAGGGCCAGGCCGAATTGCAGCAGATCCTCGGCCCGGTGGCGCTGAGCCAGGCCTATGTCGAAGAACAGATCCAGGACCAGCTTGGTGCTGCGATCGAAGCCGCGGCCCGCGCGCAGGGCGTCACGCTGGTGATCAGCCCCGATGTGGTGCTGCACGCCGAAGCTTCGCACAACCTGAACCAGGCCGTGCTGAACCAGCTCAACACCCAGCTGCCTTCCGCCCAGCTTGTGCCCCCCGCAGGGTGGCTGCCGCGCGAACTGCGTGAGCAGCAAGAAGCGGCTGCGGCGGCTGCCGTGGAAGCTCCGGCTGCCGCCTCCGGTCGCTAA
- the rpmE gene encoding 50S ribosomal protein L31, translating into MKADIHPEYHMITVKMTDGTEFQTRTTWGKEGDTMNLEIDPTSHPAWTGGPQRIQDGGRVAKFNQRFGGIKLGGKS; encoded by the coding sequence ATGAAGGCCGATATCCATCCCGAGTACCACATGATCACGGTCAAGATGACCGATGGCACCGAATTCCAGACCCGCACCACCTGGGGCAAGGAAGGCGATACCATGAACCTGGAAATCGATCCGACCAGCCACCCGGCATGGACCGGCGGCCCGCAGCGCATCCAGGACGGTGGCCGCGTGGCGAAGTTCAACCAGCGCTTCGGCGGCATCAAGCTGGGCGGCAAGAGCTAA
- the uppS gene encoding di-trans,poly-cis-decaprenylcistransferase, protein MTANYPRHVAIIMDGNGRWAKARGLPRALGHKAGGDAVKRTVEAAGALELECLTLYAFSSENWKRDEAEISDLMSLMRRFIEANLKDMIERRVRLKLIGDYKAFAPDIVAKLEDALDRTAGGERTLAVALNYGAQQEIVRAARLAAGEGEVTCAALEKHLYTADLPPLDLLIRTSGEVRLSNFLLWQAAYAEMLFMDVLWPDFGEDHLRAACEEFAQRERRFGGR, encoded by the coding sequence ATGACCGCCAATTACCCCCGCCACGTGGCGATCATCATGGATGGCAACGGGCGCTGGGCGAAGGCGCGCGGGCTGCCGCGTGCGCTCGGCCACAAGGCAGGCGGGGATGCGGTCAAGCGCACGGTGGAAGCCGCCGGGGCGCTGGAGCTCGAATGCCTGACGCTCTACGCCTTCAGCAGCGAGAACTGGAAGCGCGACGAGGCGGAGATTTCCGACCTGATGAGCCTGATGCGCCGGTTCATCGAAGCCAACCTGAAGGACATGATCGAGCGCCGGGTGCGGCTGAAGCTGATCGGCGATTACAAGGCCTTTGCACCGGATATCGTCGCCAAGCTGGAAGACGCGCTGGACCGCACTGCGGGCGGCGAGCGGACGCTGGCGGTGGCGCTGAACTACGGCGCACAGCAGGAGATCGTCCGCGCGGCCCGGCTGGCGGCGGGGGAGGGTGAAGTGACCTGCGCGGCGCTGGAGAAGCACCTCTACACCGCCGACCTGCCTCCGCTCGACCTGCTCATCCGCACCAGCGGCGAGGTGCGCCTCTCGAATTTCCTGCTATGGCAGGCGGCCTATGCGGAAATGCTGTTCATGGATGTGCTCTGGCCCGACTTCGGCGAGGACCACCTGCGCGCGGCCTGTGAAGAATTCGCGCAGAGGGAGCGGCGTTTTGGCGGACGTTAA
- a CDS encoding 2OG-Fe(II) oxygenase: MPRCAAIGTCACRSSGFRRGRRPVAQLAFRAKQKVVQQPLGERLLRGLFAGASAPYQSLVSSLSPNPELRPGETSAPALLRHKGMRQFPSPRLTLLDCPAFLPPDLCAQLMQLIDKDRRPSTIADANGDHYFRTSETCDLGAEEPAVQELERRLFALNGIDPAHGEPVQGQRYAVGQEFKAHTDFFEPQGADFAKYCSVAGNRTWTFMIYLNDVEAGGATRFKVVNKVFQPETGKLVCWDNHRADGSLNPATLHHGMKVRKGVKYVITKWYRERPWG, translated from the coding sequence ATGCCGAGATGCGCGGCCATAGGGACCTGCGCCTGCCGGTCAAGCGGCTTCCGGCGCGGGAGGAGGCCTGTTGCACAACTTGCTTTTCGCGCAAAGCAAAAAGTGGTGCAGCAGCCTCTTGGCGAAAGATTGTTGCGTGGGCTTTTCGCTGGCGCCTCTGCGCCCTATCAATCGCTTGTGTCGAGTCTTTCCCCGAATCCGGAACTTCGTCCGGGCGAAACCTCCGCCCCCGCCCTGCTGCGCCACAAAGGGATGCGGCAGTTCCCCTCCCCGCGCCTCACCTTGCTCGATTGCCCGGCCTTCCTGCCCCCTGATCTGTGCGCACAATTGATGCAACTGATCGACAAGGACCGGCGCCCCTCCACGATCGCCGATGCCAACGGCGATCACTATTTCCGCACCAGCGAAACCTGCGATCTGGGAGCGGAGGAACCTGCAGTCCAGGAACTGGAGCGACGCCTGTTTGCGCTTAACGGGATCGACCCGGCACATGGCGAGCCGGTTCAGGGGCAGCGTTACGCGGTGGGGCAGGAATTCAAGGCCCATACCGACTTCTTCGAACCACAGGGTGCCGATTTCGCCAAGTACTGTTCGGTCGCCGGGAACCGCACCTGGACTTTCATGATCTACCTCAACGATGTCGAGGCCGGCGGCGCAACGCGGTTCAAGGTGGTGAACAAGGTGTTCCAGCCGGAAACGGGCAAGCTGGTCTGCTGGGACAACCACCGGGCAGACGGTTCGCTCAATCCGGCGACACTCCACCACGGGATGAAAGTGCGCAAGGGGGTGAAGTACGTGATTACGAAGTGGTATCGCGAAAGGCCGTGGGGATGA
- a CDS encoding phosphatidate cytidylyltransferase: MVAVAGVALWAGGWAWTLFVAAIASGVLWEWWRLVERITKSVLGRLVWLGGGILYVAGAAAVLWLLRNSPALAERGWLAVLSILLPVIATDIGAYFAGRTIGGPKIAPRISPSKTWAGLVGGMMAAGAMLAAINLVKGRGDDQTVVSFVLFSTLLGAVIAVVAQAGDFFESWMKRRAGVKDSGNLIPGHGGLFDRVDGLLPVLLLVGLIDWLAVVL; encoded by the coding sequence ATGGTGGCTGTGGCTGGTGTGGCGCTTTGGGCTGGCGGATGGGCTTGGACATTATTCGTCGCTGCCATTGCTTCGGGTGTGCTGTGGGAATGGTGGCGACTTGTCGAAAGGATCACCAAATCTGTTCTCGGTCGACTTGTTTGGCTTGGTGGAGGTATCCTCTATGTTGCGGGAGCAGCCGCAGTCCTCTGGCTGCTGCGAAATTCACCTGCACTTGCAGAAAGGGGTTGGCTGGCCGTCCTGAGCATCCTCCTTCCGGTAATTGCAACTGACATTGGAGCATACTTCGCAGGACGAACCATCGGTGGCCCGAAAATCGCACCGAGGATCAGCCCATCAAAGACCTGGGCGGGGCTTGTCGGGGGAATGATGGCAGCCGGGGCGATGCTGGCAGCGATTAATTTGGTGAAAGGTCGTGGCGACGACCAGACAGTAGTGAGCTTCGTACTTTTCTCGACTTTGCTTGGGGCTGTTATCGCGGTGGTTGCACAGGCTGGCGACTTTTTTGAGAGTTGGATGAAGCGTCGGGCTGGTGTTAAGGATTCTGGCAACCTGATCCCTGGACATGGCGGCCTGTTTGACCGCGTTGATGGACTATTGCCTGTGCTCTTATTGGTGGGCTTGATAGATTGGCTGGCAGTAGTTCTATGA
- the bamA gene encoding outer membrane protein assembly factor BamA, with protein sequence MSSSKARTITAKHYAAALLGCTTLAGFPLTLAAQDGGAAQNAPAAQEAPASVPVTVASQQQGEVIRAIAVAGAQRLEPETIVSYIQLRPGDFYTAAAADTALIALANTELFADFSIAFDEGTGTMTITVQENPIINRVILEGNRRVDNEDIIPEINLAPRQIFTRSRVRADVARIIELYKRQGRFAATVEPQMVMLDQNRVDVIFEITEGPKSKVRQINIIGNEVFSDGDLRDEMVTQEDSLLALFSSNTSYDPDRMAYDQQLLRQFYLTEGYADFRIVSAVAELTPDRRDFIITYVVEEGERYTFGDVEVISQLRDFSSEALTAGLTMSTGDFYNAEQIDNTVEGLTETAGAFGYAFADVRPRITRNPEDRTMDVTFTVADAPRVYVEAIEVNGNTLTQDKVIRREFRIAEGDAFSSLQVARSTARINSLGYFQENFEVEQVEGSAPDRIILQANVQEEPTGELSLSAGFSSLESFIFNGSIRQNNFRGRGQTVGLGINYSRYSRSGNISFTEPKVFDRDIALGFDIYRQDYNNGYFDRDSATYEQATTGFGLRVGVPISEYISLLGRYTLNYQQVTVDEAQFFSDFDGDGVRECEPLLAGRYLCDAIGDRLQSILGASLSYNTLNSRVRPTRGTNASISVDFAGLGGDTQYARARLNASRYWDLGSGFIGSLSLEGGYIYGWGDEDVLLTERFFLGEGQMRGFDIRGVGPRVVRRFYVDENGDSVLDEADLLPLGDDRNQDDALGGNAYYLARAEIEIPLGSGARELGLRPSVFIDVGSVFDISAPTLVQSGLPDGLFIPQRDGEGNQLYTQLIRDASGTVIGSNLVISPIAPDGSLNSPFGTQLPPFVEEFVGDSISPRVSVGIGVNWNSPFGPFRIDVATALLKERGDETKLFSFNVGTQF encoded by the coding sequence ATGAGTTCCAGCAAGGCCAGGACTATCACCGCAAAGCATTATGCCGCAGCCCTGCTGGGCTGCACCACGCTGGCGGGGTTCCCGTTGACATTGGCTGCACAGGACGGTGGGGCTGCACAGAACGCTCCGGCGGCGCAGGAGGCACCCGCGTCCGTGCCTGTCACGGTTGCGTCACAGCAGCAGGGCGAGGTCATCCGCGCCATTGCGGTGGCGGGCGCGCAGCGGCTCGAACCCGAAACCATTGTCAGCTATATCCAGCTGCGTCCGGGCGATTTCTACACCGCCGCTGCTGCCGATACGGCGCTGATCGCGCTCGCCAATACTGAACTGTTCGCCGATTTCTCGATCGCTTTCGACGAAGGCACCGGGACGATGACGATCACGGTGCAGGAAAACCCGATCATCAACCGCGTTATCCTCGAAGGCAACCGCCGGGTCGATAACGAGGATATCATCCCCGAAATCAACCTCGCCCCGCGGCAGATCTTCACCCGCAGCCGGGTGCGCGCGGACGTGGCGCGGATTATCGAGCTGTACAAGCGCCAGGGCCGGTTCGCCGCCACGGTCGAACCGCAGATGGTCATGCTCGACCAGAACCGCGTGGACGTGATTTTCGAGATCACCGAAGGCCCCAAGTCCAAGGTCCGCCAGATCAACATCATCGGCAACGAGGTGTTTTCGGACGGTGACCTGCGCGACGAAATGGTGACGCAGGAAGACAGCCTGCTGGCGCTATTCAGTTCCAATACCAGCTACGATCCGGACCGGATGGCCTATGACCAGCAGTTGCTGCGCCAGTTCTACCTGACCGAGGGCTATGCCGATTTCCGCATCGTGTCCGCCGTTGCCGAGCTGACGCCCGACCGCCGCGATTTCATCATCACCTACGTGGTGGAAGAGGGCGAACGCTACACCTTCGGCGATGTCGAAGTGATCAGCCAATTGCGCGATTTCTCGAGCGAGGCGCTGACCGCCGGTCTGACGATGAGCACCGGCGATTTCTACAACGCCGAGCAGATCGACAACACGGTGGAAGGGCTGACCGAGACCGCCGGCGCCTTCGGCTACGCATTTGCCGATGTCCGCCCGCGCATCACCCGCAATCCCGAAGACCGGACGATGGACGTGACCTTCACCGTGGCCGATGCGCCGCGCGTCTATGTCGAGGCGATCGAGGTCAACGGCAACACGCTGACGCAGGACAAGGTGATCCGCCGCGAATTCCGCATCGCGGAAGGCGACGCCTTCAGTTCGTTGCAGGTCGCGCGCTCCACCGCGCGCATCAATTCGCTGGGTTACTTCCAGGAGAATTTCGAAGTCGAGCAGGTCGAAGGCTCGGCGCCGGACCGGATCATCCTGCAAGCCAACGTGCAGGAAGAGCCGACCGGCGAACTGTCGCTTTCGGCGGGCTTCTCCAGCCTCGAATCGTTCATCTTCAACGGCTCGATCCGGCAGAACAATTTCCGCGGCCGCGGCCAGACGGTCGGGCTGGGGATCAACTATTCGCGCTATTCGCGCTCCGGCAATATCAGCTTCACCGAACCCAAGGTGTTCGATCGCGATATCGCGCTGGGCTTCGATATCTACCGGCAGGACTACAACAACGGCTATTTCGACCGCGACAGCGCGACCTACGAACAGGCGACCACCGGGTTCGGCCTGCGCGTTGGTGTGCCGATTTCGGAATATATCAGCCTGCTGGGCCGCTACACGCTAAACTATCAGCAGGTCACGGTCGACGAGGCACAGTTCTTCTCCGATTTCGACGGTGATGGCGTGCGCGAATGCGAGCCCCTGCTGGCGGGTCGTTACCTGTGCGATGCCATCGGCGACCGACTGCAATCGATTCTCGGTGCTTCGCTAAGCTACAACACGCTCAACAGCCGCGTTCGTCCGACGCGCGGGACCAACGCATCGATCTCGGTCGATTTCGCCGGGTTGGGCGGAGATACCCAGTATGCACGAGCACGGCTGAATGCCTCCAGGTATTGGGACCTTGGCAGTGGCTTCATCGGCTCGCTCTCGCTCGAAGGCGGCTACATCTACGGCTGGGGCGACGAGGACGTGCTGCTGACCGAGCGTTTCTTCCTCGGCGAAGGGCAGATGCGCGGCTTCGATATTCGCGGCGTCGGCCCGCGCGTGGTGCGGCGCTTCTACGTCGATGAAAACGGCGACAGTGTGCTCGACGAAGCTGATCTGCTGCCACTCGGCGATGACCGCAACCAGGACGATGCGCTGGGCGGCAATGCCTATTACCTTGCCCGCGCGGAAATCGAAATTCCGCTCGGTTCGGGTGCCCGCGAACTCGGTCTGCGCCCGTCGGTATTCATCGATGTTGGTTCTGTGTTCGATATTTCCGCGCCGACACTGGTGCAGAGCGGTCTGCCCGATGGCCTGTTCATCCCGCAGCGCGATGGCGAGGGCAATCAACTCTATACGCAGTTGATCCGCGACGCGAGCGGGACGGTGATCGGAAGCAATCTGGTGATCAGCCCGATTGCGCCCGATGGCTCGCTCAATTCGCCTTTCGGCACGCAATTGCCGCCCTTCGTCGAGGAATTCGTCGGCGATTCGATTTCGCCACGCGTTTCAGTCGGCATCGGCGTCAACTGGAACTCGCCTTTCGGTCCGTTCCGGATCGATGTCGCCACGGCGCTGCTCAAGGAGCGCGGTGACGAAACCAAATTGTTCTCGTTCAATGTAGGAACCCAATTCTGA